From the genome of Populus trichocarpa isolate Nisqually-1 chromosome 15, P.trichocarpa_v4.1, whole genome shotgun sequence, one region includes:
- the LOC7453868 gene encoding basic leucine zipper 8 has protein sequence MEPHEIKKFHGLPQANLVHNLFTFPNPIQKQYPSAASLKMQPIVESTNHTPTQANISENPESSSSLFDKFLTNSLIHVPLHIPSPNTSSVSTDSTLAEPRDQQLGISNEKKLRRMISNRESARRSRMRRKKQIEDLQYRVNQLQNMNHQLSEKVIHLLESNHQTLQENSQLKEKVSSLQVVLSDLLTPLRNVDDGDCNSIHLKGETSNR, from the coding sequence ATGGAGCCGCATGAAATCAAGAAATTCCATGGTCTGCCTCAGGCAAACTTGGTTCATAATCTATTCACTTTCCCTAATCCCATACAGAAACAATATCCTTCTGCGGCCAGCCTGAAAATGCAGCCCATTGTTGAATCCACTAACCACACCCCAACCCAGGCAAATATATCTGAAAATCCAGAATCCAGCTCAAGTCTCTTCGATAAGTTCTTAACCAATTCTCTAATTCATGTCCCACTTCATATTCCCTCTCCAAACACATCATCTGTCAGTACAGACTCTACTCTAGCTGAACCAAGAGATCAACAGCTCGGTATTTCCAACGAGAAGAAGCTAAGGAGGATGATATCCAACAGAGAATCCGCTCGAAGATCGCGTATGCGAAGAAAGAAGCAAATTGAAGATCTCCAGTATCGGGTTAATCAGCTTCAAAACATGAACCATCAGCTCTCTGAGAAGGTTATCCACTTACTAGAAAGTAACCACCAGACTCTTCAAGAGAATTCCCAACTCAAAGAAAAAGTTTCTTCTCTTCAAGTTGTTCTATCTGACCTGTTGACACCTTTGAGAAATGTGGACGACGGCGATTGCAACAGCATTCATCTCAAAGGTGAAACTTCAAACCGATGA